The Lepeophtheirus salmonis chromosome 3, UVic_Lsal_1.4, whole genome shotgun sequence genomic interval AGAGTTTACAGCcttggtgtaattttttttatctacattaatTTTGACTGGAAAAATTTCAcccagtcaaaaaaaaattatagtacaaagcaaaattcctttatttggggtGTCTAGAGCCCTTATAACCCCCCTCTGTTGACGATCCTTTCCAAGTCTACTGGTTTGTGAAAGACGTAGAGTCTCACTtaggatttgttacggagtagaattgaggatcgacattgtgTTAATTTCTACATATCTAATTTCTAGATATGGAGCGGAATTTATCttcatttccttcctctcttcgACTTCAACTTCATGATGAAGGGATTTAGCCTCTTTCAATGCTATTCATTGGATATCATCTCTTTTTCTTaaaggatcgttcattgtgcagatgcccCTTCACATCAAGGTCTGGGATAGTGACATCGttcaagaatacataaattgCTCTAAATCTTCTACTTATATTTCCATCATTGGATGTAATCTTTATCCTTCGTTTTGGCACGCTATAATGGTTAATATTtctaaagataattattatttgagataggatgtaaaatatgtatatttatgattcAAATAGGGTTATTATGTCAGAGTTGTGCCAGAAGCCATTGAAGAGTTATGCAGGATCTAAATCCCATGGTCAACTTAATGTATTCACAAAGGCTGTACATACCTCATCTAACACTAATACGATATATTATTACagatataattgtataatatgtacttatttagGGAATCAATGCCCTTTAGCAAAGGAGTCTGACGATTTTCAGACATGATCGATGCACCTTTTTAAATGATCAGTCAATGCTAAATGAATTTTGTGCATGGATTTGAAGGATATGTGAAGCAATATAACTCCATTCAAgtcaataatatacaatatttataacagGTGTTGCATAATTATCTTCTAATTTATGAGATAGGCCTTATGAAGGTCAAAGTATTGATGTTGTGAATGAtgtcagaaatatttttatttatatctagtAATATTGTTGATATTATGGCAAAACATTTTAGCTAATAATGTAACAATGCTCTCAAGTTTTGATATGAGTTCACtggatatttttaatcttaCCTCATGTTATGAATGAACGTGAGGGTTTGTATAAATAGAGtattagattattaaaattgggaaatattgggttatttgacttttaaaaaaaattgaaagtcctatttaaatagataaaatatacctttttctatggaaaaaaactttttagaaatgggtaaaaatattatgttatttaatcaaatattgacaCAGTCTAGGAAAAGGGCTTCAAAAAAGTTCCTAAAAAAACgtaattcctttaaaaatgaacaaacgTACATTTCCTATTTTTTGGTGAAATGAATAAGGCCATGTTAAAATCGTAGCACTGTCCCTGATAAACGTCATCAAGCGTGTAACGCTATTAAAACTACTTCTTAAGATTTAACGTTTTACGCCctgaattaagttttaaatgaaaatattgttttaaaattattgaagcaTGAATATTAGggtttgtttgtattttttttttttttcgatagtcggtaaaaatttacatcttaaaagtaaaaattgagaGTTTGTACCGCAGATAAAAACTGTTGAATTTGTCTTAATCTCAACTTATAATGTGTTTTAATGACATAAATGGGTACATTCATAAACGTACATGATTTGTATACTACTACTTAGCGTACCCGGAATTTTGTCTATGGAGTAAATGACAAGGGTATTTTATGCAAACTGAAATGCACGTAAATGGGCAACcaatgtgttgttgttttttttttaatgaaaagtggTGCCCTTTTCTGATACAACAATGACTTTAAACGTAAACAGAACTTCTTCCCGCATGGTTCTGTTTCTAAGATCtgcttctttatttattcttgatatatttattattttatagtatgaCAAATTAGTCACATATGGGCGTAAAGGGTTAGAATAAGTAGGTATCACAGGCAtttgtaggattatatttttgaggcttagttttgttgttttttttcaaaaaaaaaatccaacaaatacagtttttggaaaaaaaattttacaaccatggcttttcttaaaatattaatattttttggaaaaaaaacttcaaaaatccacagttgttcacaaaaaaaattaatttttcgaaaaaaaattcaaataataattttttttaattaaaaaacaaaaaacatctaACTTAAGAGTACCCCTGGGGAGGTCCATGActagaattttttcttttttttttttttcaatttttatttattttttgtttttttataactgccaaatttgataaataacttgtttttaggggagacaaaaaattgtttcagattttttttttggaagagactaaatttgagcaaataacttatttatgataaataatgaatttaaaaaaaactgagaattttgatatttaatttatttgaagttatgtctaatttttatttaaacaaatcttCAATAGGGAGTTGGGGAAAATTGCACGTTGACCCCTATAGTTACCGCACTAATGATAGGTACTGACAAATCAACGAGATGATAATACTTATTATAAGCACACCTAGCATTATTTAAGGCCTTTATGACAGGTGTGAGTAGCTCCCATTTGAAACATTGTGCCTCTAAATCAGTTGTTttctctttaattaattaatattagcaATTACCAAATTTCAactacaaagaaaattaatatttttatatgtttctaaaatgtataaaaaatatactgtgtGGCCTGAGATTCGGGAGAAATGCATCCCTCTCACGCCGATTGAGTGAGACTTGAGAGCCCTGATGTAAGGTCGTGCGGATTAAACGAGTTCAGAAGTTGTTACATATACTTGGGAGGCCTAagcctttttttctaatttagcctaattactgtgttacctgatgataaagtcaCAGGTTAGTTAGAAAAGTaagtgaaattccatttttttccaaactttttcttgacAGTGTACGTCAGCATCAAATAATCATGACATTTTTTGCCAATTGtcacttttatttctttttttggcattttttgatgacatcctatgtacagggttcggaaacaaaacgtggactgaaaaatttcaataattttattttttgataaataattttaaaatttgttttaacgAAACTTTGAGACATGATTTTTGTGAACCTTTTCACTCAATATTGTCACCCTCAGCAGAATCACAGCCTCCACGCGGCagcggaaagccttgcaggagttgatgatgaacttttcggacaagttgttccactccttcacaatggcggccttccGGGACTAAACATTCGGGTAAGATGTCCAGTtagtttccctctccaaagtgccccacacagcaaagtccaacgggctcaaatccggcgaagatgatggGCACATGTCCTTGTggcaaaaatcagccatgttgtcggcgcagaacttctggcatttggccgatatatgtgagggtgcaccatcttgggtccacacatagttgtcttCTGgataggtggccttgagccatggcattatggtgaacctcagcaccttgtactAGGCCTCCTGGCAAATTTCTACCCACCCTTGAAAAAGAAGAGATGCATTTTCTTGCCGTCAGACGCCACGACCCTCAGGACCATTGCTTGGGCCAGATTTTTTGTACAGacacccccttgacctcctctggtgatccccaAGCCAACGGTCGTTGAGACAGGTGTTGACCTGATCatggtgaaaatcttctcgtcataattttttttactgtggatccatttgcttTGATTCACACAcgaacttaataataatataatatatgataggTGGCATAGAGTCTTTGTTAAGGAGGACAAACCAATTCCTCCTTCACAGCACTCCTGATAttcccctcgtccacgtcaaacttgtTTTAGAGAGGCAAtacatggattttgtggggtcctccttgatcttcttgtTCAGATCCCACAGAAACTCAGAATcttttttcaagttgtgtcccccacttccttctttccttgagaggtattttccatccatttttcatcttggccaacttgtAAATCAGGCTCCTGGatcacttcacaatgtccataatctctgtaacctcaattttggcatccagaaggcctgatatcctctgcctttttgatTCTTGATCACCCATGATGAAAGATTCGagaagtatttattattgtataactaTGCAAAAAGGACaagagattcggaatatgctgtaaaaatcacaaaacctctctattttcattatataagaagcatttattaacagtccacgttttgcttccgaagcCTGTACAGATAGAAagatatctataaaatatgttctagaaTGCGGAAACTGCTTTTCGAGCtggcaatctgaacaggctctttttattttccaaaactgttatcataatttttaaagagagaGCATATAAGTTTGGTAATCTCTATtgtgtgtgttcatgaaagacggagagcaACTATGAGGGATTgttcgggagttataagtgtatactccttgttggactcggagtagaattgaggattggcaTCAGAGTCATTCCACCCTATTTACCAATTTTATATACGGtgtaggatttgtgtttttttccttcgTCACACGGCTGCTTGctgctgatctaataaaatacagCTAACCTGCTATCctccaaagcattcttcaaattgtcgggattaccacgtttattttatttttacataccgacagGATATATTTTACACATCCCTGCGGATCGTTAATTAGTTTCACTAGTTAGTCTTTTAGAATGCCGTTACCTTAATTGTAAAAACcgtaactttttttcaaaaagaaacaagaaaaaaggcccaaaattagttTGTAGTATCTAATTAATCccatttatagaattatttattaataattgttgggaagctgttgttcacagcttaaaaagagctaattcgaatttTATCTATCAAccttcatagaaaaaaaagtagtaaaatcaacagctaacaacaaaatacaatgtaaagcCATGCAAAACATCATTTCTACttgtttgtttctttcaaacttttaataaGTTTGAGAAGAAACACCTTAAAATGTATTGGCAAGTACTAAATAACCCAAAGATTATTCTGCAACGCCctccacaaattttaataatgtattttaaagtttttaatatattttataaagtcttttgaatattatacatgatatattccattttttatgcATCTGTTTATTAGagatatttattcaattgataTTAGGATGTTTTTAAGGAAATGGAGTGATGTATTTAGTCTTGTTTTTCAATGTTTCTACACTCTACAATATGTGTTGGGAGACATATCTATCTGTACACTTATTATtcacaacaaaattatatatgcattatttaattcaatagttatatcttaaatgtaatatatgtatggatGATGATGATATAACCGGTTTTGCCTTGTTTATGAAAACTTGAAGCCATTTATAAGCTATAGAACTTTGTACGCTACGAAAGTCAATCGtaatactgggtggtccattgaaatctgaaccctttctaattcaataattaatgaaggttgagagattgaaattaattcatgtttcaatatattaaagaataaataattaggtACAAGACAAaccaaatctgagctctcttgcttactacaagtcgagaaaatgacacttgaacgtgattgacgaattaccatggtctccaagaccaccgtctaggtcgtcagcaagtccaaaacgttgcaggggaagaagagctctgtcaaaaaaagatcaaactggacccggaggagttaaagaagaCAGCCTAACCTAATCCCCTCTAGTTCATGCGGGTTCTCACAAGAGATCtctgggtttcacaccagaatgtccagagagctataaaaaaaagtgggtagaaagagccttgtgagggtgaagaggccacttttgacaaaagtaattaaaaaaacatccgCTTCATcccaatacttttttgaattagtattttgagtccttttgaactttttttgacacttttaacCCCCTGctgccctgatgccaacctGCATTGGCTGTCATCTAATCACAGATGTCCTCAAAAACACCATCAGCCAGCACTCTAACATCATAACAGCGTGTGGCAGGCcacctgaaagccatcattgccgctaaggtaGGCTACATGAATGGATAAGAGAGCCCagacacaaatctatttatagcattaattttgctgaaattctattgttaatcattaaattatatcttgttgaagtttaaaattcaaaaagtttagattttaatgaaccactcagTATATCCAAGGTTCATCATACTATATCACATGAACGGCTGTGCTGATGAgagatatcatttttattttaatattgcatCATCAAATCATTTGTCTATAAAACTATACATAGTTAGTAGTGTTGGGGTAGtgtttgaaaatcctagaccggcctgagtggaccaaactaattcggtccattAAAGAAGTTTGGTCCAGGTCTgtctcacaaaaaaatcaatctcatTTAAAATACGGTCTTGACCGATttctaaagataaattattgatgacgtcaattgggtttcaaaattatcaagatagacttacaatgacgtcatatgaagtaaaatgtgttggataaatcttatttatacaATTCATAATTCATACATTAGGATAAGGTTTGAAAATCGATACATagattgagttcaaaagaatcgattcacaattaaattttggtctttGTTCTGGAATAAGAAAGTCTAGAAAAATCCGATAAGGTCAAACATGATAAAAATCAGTCTTGGGCTGATTCCTGGAACCATAGGGATCatttcccccctcccccccgcCCCCCGCCCCACTTTTGAAGAATTTCTAAAgtgatctaaataaaaaaaattaaaatgtcacaatttgacaattcaattttattttccatcaaaatggatttttttaaacaaaaatttttagCAAACATCgtcatgaaataaaataataaaataatttgggaacgcgaaaaaaatgatgagtaattaatattctagtttaaaatggaaatttgCATTTGTATCTCTTTGAaccataaaaaattgataaacaaTTATCACAAACCATTgctcaaaaaacatttaatggtTATAACCATTGtctagtttaaaaaatcaaaatgctGTTCCTTcaaattgtcctttttttttttaaattgtaagactaaaattgttcaaaaatttaaattttctaagacAGAAATTAAAATGGGTAAACAAACAGAAAAGGttgcttgaaaaattatatatttttctccctcaaatttattttcgaatcaagattaaaaaaagtgtagacCGAATTTTACTACAAGACTGGTCCAGATCGAAGCTGTACCgaattaactaaaattattaCGTTCTCAgtccggtctaggattttcagaccgaaccccaatacaaagttgtaattttttttttcttatcacgAACTACAGTTTTATctcattaacacaaaaataaaaataaattttcttgtcaactgtcgatatttttgtttattttcccttAGTTAGTGTTATGATCTTTGATTTACGaggtcatatattttttttatcggccccaacattttttttttttcaggaaaaatttAGAATGGTTTCTTTATAGATTTGTTTCGAATTATAACtagatttctattttttgtggtaaaaatatgaaaaccaAAATTATGcattcattttgcaaaaaagtagtTAAGTAGAGGAACACGAAAAACTTTTTGTCCTTgctggattttaatttttgtgtccAAAATACATGgatttgtggcatttcttctcaaaatttggaaattgatatttgataaaaaaatctcaaaaaatgaaaaattattcagaaaatgactgatacttcagttaaacatcaattttttagtcaaatttataggcagacaaatttctacaaacccTATTTTGTCTAagaatccaaaatttcattcgAAACTCATTTTTGTACAcctgaaaaaaatgaaaggcaattttcaatcatttctttttttgcccataactttttgattttgaatatatttagaaaacataCTTATGTAGTGACAAGACTATTAAAGACTTTCTTCTTACCTACATTTGAAGAggtgaagaagaaaatgattttttttctttttccccgTTAAAAGGCTCAACATTCTCATATTCAACACctttgttgattatttaaatattattattaaaccatttttatatttatatttttaaaatcaaaacaatttttaaaccgATTTATACTTCAGATTCTGAGtgaaatcatattattaaagattaagatgtatttgtataatatatgtattttattacaaattattttaaaacgtACAGACTAAGAATAACTCTTCTTTCCCTTTaatacgaattattttattatatacatactaagAATACTAAGATAAACTTGCTAATCCGTAGACGGACGGGCGGATAGGCACGTactgtaatattatattatagtagatggAATTAAACGAAAGATTTAAGAGATTTTTGAGATGCtagtcactttttgatattaaattcaaCCCCTAATCAAATCTCTTTGAtctccaaaaacaatttttatgatttgggtatagaataagtcCTCTTTATATGACCCATTCCCAAAATCAAGACCCCGCCTTATCCTAACCAGGTTTAACAGACACctatgcaaagtttcagccttcTAGGCCCAACGGTGAGGGTACCTATAAAGGACAGACCCacacaaactgtattttatatatataaagataaaacatTCTTTACGTACATAGATTGGGGAAAAGAAGGTACTTTTTTGGCAAAGTCATGCAAGGTACAGCCATTCCATAGCAAAAGAAAACTCTAGAAAATAGGTATACGAATTGATAAAATAAGGTAGACTATTTTGCCTTTACCATATCGTTTATATAACTAACTGTAAACACATATTACAACGAGATAATGACCAATGTTAGACTGACATTGCATTGCTATAAAAGATGTTTATAGTGAGATATTTggggattattttataatgatgttttaataataagtaatttattaaagaagaatctgcataatagttttgttttcataaaagaagtgcgattatataattaaaataaggcgtacaatatataatattagtatgAATGTGAGGTAAAAGGattccttccttttttattattacagacATGGGTATCAATCTATTAGAAATAACGTGTCTATTCCGTTACAGAATTGAAATCAAAATACCCATTTTTATTGGGGGATATCAGGCCTTCAAGTAAAGGATAAGAAGGTAAAATATAGTGGTATCCCTGtgcaaatataatgtttattagcCAATCGGTAGAGGCTTAGAAGAGGGAAAGAGAGAtggatagaaagagaaagagtACTATGGAAGGAAAAGAAGAGAGTTCctgtttttctttccttctttctttctctctctctgatTCTTTCGTATGTTACATATGAGAATTCAGTCTTATATCTGCTACCGGCAAGTGAACTACCTCTGTCATCTCTCTTTGTAATATCCGACTAAGTAACAAAATGAGTCTTCAACCAACGAATGATGCTCCTCAATTCAAGGCCATGGCCGTTGTGAACAAGGAATTCAAGCAGGTGTCACTCAAGGACTATACCGGCAAATACGTGGTTCTCTTTTTCTACCCCTTGGACTTTACCTTCGTTTGCCCCACAGAAATCATTGCCTTTGGAGATCGGGCTGCAGATTTCCGTAAAATTGGATGTGAGGTCCTTGCCTGCTCCACTGACTCCCATTTTTCTCATCTCCACTGGATCAACACTCCTCGTAAGGAGGGAGGACTTGGGGACATGGACATTCCCCTCATTGCGGATAAGAACATGGAAATTTCTAGAGCCTATGGCGTGCTCAAGGTAACGCAAATCAATTCAATTCTCATAAATCCTCATTCATtgttgtatttgtatttttgtaggaAGACGATGGAGTGTCCTTCAGAGGACTTTTCATCATTGACGGCACTCAGAAACTCCGTCAAATCACCATCAATGATCTTCCTGTCGGAAGATGCGTAGACGAAACCTTAAGACTTGTACAAGCCTTCCAATACAC includes:
- the LOC121115089 gene encoding peroxiredoxin 2 is translated as MSLQPTNDAPQFKAMAVVNKEFKQVSLKDYTGKYVVLFFYPLDFTFVCPTEIIAFGDRAADFRKIGCEVLACSTDSHFSHLHWINTPRKEGGLGDMDIPLIADKNMEISRAYGVLKEDDGVSFRGLFIIDGTQKLRQITINDLPVGRCVDETLRLVQAFQYTDVHGEVCPAGWKPGKKSMKPSKEGVSSYLADAEQSKK